The sequence tggcacactatactgtactatactatactatactgtaatattgccacactatactgtattatactatactgtaatattgccatactatactgtactatactacactgtaatattgccacactatactgtactatactatactgtaatattgccccactatactgtattatactatactgtaatattgccatactatattgtgctatactatactgtaatattgccatactatactgtactatactatactgtaatattgccatactatactgtactatactatactgtaatattgccacactatactgtattatactatactatactatactgtaatattgccacactatactgtattatactatactatactatactgtaatattgccacACTATATTGTACTAcactatactgtaatattgccacactatactgtactatactatactgtaatattgccatactatactgtactatactatactatactgtaatattgccacactatactgtactatactatactgtaatattgccatactatactgtactatactgtactgtaatattgccacactatactgtactatactatactatactatactgtaatattgccatactatactgtactatactgtactgtaatattgccatactatactgtactatactatactataatattgccatactatactgtattatactatactgtaatattgccatactatactgtactatactatactataatattgccatactatactgtactatactatactgtaatattgccacactatactgtgctatactatactataatattgccatactatactgtgctatactatactgtaatattgccacactatactgtactatactatactgtaatattgccatactatactgtgctatactatactataatattgccatactatactgtgctatactatactgtaatattgccatactatactgtactatactatactgtaatattgccatactatactgtactatactatactgtaatattgccacactatactgtattatactatactatactatactgtaatattgccacACTATATTGTACTAcactatactgtaatattgccacactatactgtactatactatactgtaatattgccatactatactgtactatactatactatactgtaatattgccacactatactgtactatactatactgtaatattgccatactatactgtactatactgtactgtaatattgccacactatactgtactatactatactatactatactgtaatattgccatactatactgtactatactgtactgtaatattgccatactatactgtgctatactatactgtaatattgccacactatactgtactatactatactgtaatattgccatactatactgtgctatactatactataatattgccatactatactgtgctatactatactgtaatattgccatactatactgtactatactgtactgtaatattgccatactatactgtattatactatactgtaatattgccatactatactgtattatactatactgtaatattgccatactatactgtgctatactatactataatattgccatactatactgtgctatactatactgtaatattgccatactatactgtactatactatactgtaatattgccacactatactgtgctatactatactataatattgccatactatactgtgctatactatactgtaatattgccacactatactgtactatactatactgtactattgccatactatactgtgctatactatactataatattgccatactatactgtactatactatactgtaatattgccatactatactgtattatactatactgtaatattgccatactatactgtactatactatactgtaatattgccataCTATACTGTGCTATACTATACTTTAATATTGCCatactatactgtactatactgtactgtaatattgccatactatactgtgctatactatactataatattgccatactatactgtgctatactatactgtaatattgccataCTATACTGTACTGTACTATACTGTACTGTAATATTGCCatactatactgtactatactgtactgtaatattgccatactatactgtattatactatactgtaatattgccataCTATACTGTGCTATACTATAATATTGCCATACTATACTGtgctatactatactgtaatattgccatactatactgtaatatactatactataatattgccatactatactgtactatactatactataatattgCCATACCatactgtactatactatactataatattgccatactatactgtattatactatactgtaatattgccatactatactgtattatactatactgtaatattgccatactatactgtactatactatactataatattgccatactatactgtactatactatactgtaatattgccatactatactgtattatactatactgtaatattgccatactatactgtactatactatactataatattgccatactatactgtactatactatactgtaatattgccataCAATACTGtgctatactatactgtaatattgccatactatactgtactatactgtactgtaatattgccatactatactgtgctatactatactataatattgCCGTACTATACTGtgctatactatactgtaatattgccatactatactgtactatactgtactgtaatattgccatactatactgtattatactatactgtaatattgccatactatcctgtgctatactatactataatattgccatactatactgtgctatactatactgtaatattgccatactatactgtactatactatactataatattgccatactatactgtactatactatactataatattgccatactatactgtattatactatactgtaatattgccataCTATACTGTACCATACTATaatatactgtaatattgccacactatactgtactatactatactgtaatattgccatactatactgtgctatactatactataatattgccatactatactgtactatactatactgtaatattgccattctatactgtgctatactatactgtaatattgccatactatactgtattatactatactgtaatattgccacactatactgtactatactatactgtaatattgccatactatactgtactatactatactgtaatattgccatactatactgtattatactatactatactgtaatattgacatactatactgtactatactatactgtaattttgccacactatactgtactatactatactgtaatattgccatactatactgtactatactatactgtaatattgccatactatactgtactatactatactatactgtaatattgccatactatactgtactatactatactgtaatattgccacactatactgtgctatactatactgtaatattgccacactatactgtactatactatactgtaatattgccatactatactgtactatactatactgtaatattgccatactatactgtgctatactatactgtaatattgccacactatactgtactatactatactgtaatattgccacactatactgtgctatactatactgtaatattgccacactatactgtactatactataatattgccacactatactgtactatactatactgtaatattgccatactatactgtactatactatactatattgtaatattgccatactatactatactgtaatattgccataCTATACTGTGCTATACTATACTACTAATATTGCCataatatactatactatactatactatactgtaatattgccatactatactgtgctatactatactgtaatattgccacactatactgtattatactatactgtaatattgccatactatactatactatactatactgtaatattgccatactatactgtgctatactatactgtaatattgccacactatactgtactatactatactgtaatattgccacactatactgtactatactatactatactgtaatattgccatactatactgtactatactatactatactgtaatattgccatactatactatactgtaatattgccatactatactgtgctatactatactgtaatattgccacactatactgtactatactatactgtaatattgccatactatactatagtatactatactgtaatattgccatactatactgtgctatactatactgtaatattgccacactatactgtattatactatactatactatactgtaatattgccacactatactgtactatactatactgtaatatttCCACACTATACTgtattatactatactatactatactgtaatattgccacactatactgtgctatactgtggtggaatctcggtaaaaataaatttagtaggctgagattaccacgtggcatgtgtacgtgcatatgctgacgtatcgatcagttggttgcacgaggcaagatacgatcagtagtgtacggagcatgtgcaagaatacaggatgtagtattcccctcctccattgtgctggacaagccatgcggtcaagcaggaagttaattcttatttgtgttgattggtcaagagaatatgcgggtggagcttaatatgggaggagttatgtgcctatataaggagcctgcactattgtctggggctcagaacttgctgtattttggtgacattagtccctctgagtcccgatcggtgatccaataaagaatctcttccttcctgaagaaacctgtgtccatctctctgtgcttcgcttccgtcagtttctccggtatcaatactatactgtaatattgccacactatactgtactatactatactgtaatattgccacactatactgtattatactatactgtaatattgccatactatactgtattatactatactgtaatattgccatactatactgtgctatactatactgtaatattggcacactatactgtactatactatactataatattgccacactatactgtactatactataatattgccacactatactgtactatactatactataatattgccacactatactgtgctatactgtactatactgtaatattgccatactatactgtactatactatactatactgtaatattgccatactatactgtactatactatactatactgtaatattgccatactatactgtattatactatactgtaatattgccatactatactgtactatactatactgtaatattgccatactatactgtattatactatactatactataatattgCCATAATATACTATAGTAGTTTGTTCAGTGACTGATGGCAGACTCAGCTCATTTCCATTCAAATATGCCTCTTTACTTCCTGTACCATGTGACCTCTCCAATCATGTGATATTAGTGACATCACGTGTCCTTTGTCTGGCAGGAAGTAGCCCTGCTCCCAGCATGCCCCACGTGCTGGAGGTCAGTGAGAGCACCAGGTTCGTGTGTGTGAGCATGGAAAGGGTTAATAGCCCAGTATTCTATCACATAGTGTGTTTATTACAGAATCATAGTAACAATGTTtaattattatacacagtgtaacaatgtttaattattatacacagtgtaacaatgtttaattattatacacagtgtaacaattattatacacagtgtaacAATGTTTCATTATTATACGCAGTGTAACAATGTTtcttattatacacagtgtaacaatgtttcattattatacacagtgtaacaatgtttcattattatacacagtgtaacaatgtttcattaatatacacagtgtaacaatgtttcattaatatacacagtgtaacaatgtttcattattatacacagtgtaacAAGGTTtcattattatacacagtgtaacAAGGTTtcattattatacacagtgtaacAAGGTTTCATTAATATACACAGTGTAACAATGTTTCATTAATATACACAGTGTAACAAGGTTTCATTAATATACACAGTGTAACAAGGTTTCATTAATATACACAGTGTAACAAGGTTTCATTAATATACACAGTGTAACAAGGTTTCATTAATATACACAGTGTAACAAGGTTTCATTAATATACACAGTGTAACAAGGTTTCATTAATATACACAGTGTAACAAGGTTTCATTAATATACACAGTGCAACAATGTTTCATTAATATACACAGTGCAACAATGTTTCATTAATATACGCAGTGTAACAATGTTTCATTAATATACGCAGTGTAACAATGTTTCATTAATATACGCAGTGTAACAATGTTTCATTAATATACGCAGTGTAACAATGTTTCATTAATATACGCAGTGTAACAATGTTtcattattatacacagtgtaacAAGGTTtcattattatacacagtgtaacAAGGTTtcattattatacacagtgtaacAAGGTTTCATTAATATACACAGTGTAACAAGGTTTCATTAATATACACAGTGTAACAAGGTTTCATTAATATACGCAGTGTAACAATGTTTCATTAATATACGCAGTGTAACAATGTTTCATTAATATACGCAGTGTAACAATGTTtcattattatacacagtgtaacAAGGTTtcattattatacacagtgtaacAAGGTTtcattattatacacagtgtaacAAGGTTTCATTAATATACGCAGTGTAACAAGGTTTCATTAATATACGCAGTGTAACAATGTTTCATTAATATACGCAGTGTAACAATGTTtcattattatacacagtgtaacAAGGTTtcattattatacacagtgtaacAAGGTTtcattattatacacagtgtaacAAGGTTTCATTAATATACACAGTGTAACAAGGTTTCATTAATATACACAGTGTAACAAGGTTTCATTAATATACACAGTGTAACAAGGTTTCATTAATATACACAGTGCAACAATGTTTCATTAATATACACAGTGTAACAATGTTTCATTAATATACGCAGTGCAACAATGTTTCATTAATATACGCAGTGTAACAATGTTTCATTAATATACGCAGTGTAACAATGTTTCATTATTATACGCAGTGAAACAATGTTTCATTATTATACACAGCGTAACATTATTAGTTTATTGTATGTTATATTAACCCATTGTCACATTATTTTATTAACTGATTTAATTGTCACAGTATTATAATAAATAGTTATTATATCATACAGCAGGGCATCAAACTATATggaatatttatttgcatttttatactTTGATAATTATTAagcaatatatattatttcattgaaACTTTATAAAGTGAATAATATGTCAGTCAGATTGTGTCACAGTGCAGGGTGAAGCATGGGCACGCACTAGGCCATTTTGTAAGGTGTTACCTCAATACAtatctaaaaaaagaaaatgttaatcAATAAACTAGGAACTGTCGAGACTGGACTGGAAAATCTTATGTCAAAAAAAGCTGATTTGGAGAAATTACCAATATAACTCAGGATATATCTAATTGTAGTGAATCTTGAAAAgcttatatatgtaaaaaaaaaaaaaaattgcggatTTGGACAAATTCTTGggtaattcagttttcaatttactacaatttgACATTCAGTGATCCAGTATCTGAACTGGAAAATTCTTCAAATCAGCTATTTTCATCCGCAATTCACTTCTCAGTTCTGTACAATTattggtttagtgaataatgtcAGAATATGGTTATATTAGATTTCAGGATTCAAACTTTCAAATTTGTCACAAAATCTATTTGTACACTTTCTATTGTTCTCTGGTTTGCCACACTGTTTACAATCTACTGGACCTAGTATATCATCATTATTTACATGTTCTAACTGGAGGAATGTGCGTGATTAACTTCATCATAGATAAATCATCTTCATAGATAGATCACTCCTCCCAAGAGCTTACAATCCAAAGTTTGCATGTTTTTGATAGCTAGCCATGACTTTACTAATAGCATTTTCTGTCTATCAGGTGCACTGAACATGGCGAGTCCATTTATATCTCGGTTACTTGTTTTCACCCAGAGGTACAGAGGGAGGCTTCTAGCCATTTCTTGCGCCGGTCTCTTTACTGCCAGTATATCATATCATGTGTTTCCGGAGCAGACCTTTCGGAGGCTGTATCAGAGCTGGTCCAAAGGTGAACCAGTAGAGCTCAGTAATAAGCTTCAGACACTTTTCCAGGATGTCCTACAAGAAGCCTGCATTGCATCCCCATCAGGTTACAAGCCATTTGCAGCCTTTGGATTTCACCCGGTGAGTGCTGGCCTGCCCTTGCTTCCAGGCAGATGTTTAATTGGAATACCCGCTAATTATAACACAAACGAAGCAGGTGGGCCAGGTATTGTAGACCGCGTCCTGTTGGTGAACGGGAAGGAAGTGGTCTGGGACAGTGAGACTGGGGCACATCTAAAAGACTCCTTAATTTTATCAACAGAAGCTCAGAAGTTTGCGCTGGCACGGGAAGCATTTTATGCACAAAATTACAGTCCTGTTATAAAAGCTTCAGTGGCGCCTGCTTGTTTATCGGGTGTCTGTCTTTTTGGCGTGGCAGTAAAACAACTTCTCGGCATCTATTCTGGGCCTGTGGTATTACGGGGACTTTTCAATATGGGTGCACTGTTGCTTGGATTCGTTGTTTACTTTCTTTGCGATGATGCCATCTCTCAGTGGTTAGACTACAGGACTGACCGACAAGTGGCTGCAATTTCTAAATCCTATGCCCAGGGCGGACTGGAGTTTTATGACAAAATACTGGCTCGTAATAGGAGCTTGAGGACTCTCATGGGGAAGCAAGGAGAAACCATGTATGCGCCAAGTGGCAACTTGTTTCCCAAACATTATTTTAGGGTAAAACACACCCCCTACACTGCCAGACGACATCGTATTCAGCAAGATTTGAACGTTCAAGGAGAGTGATCCCCACCAGGGACAGTTAATCCGCTGTTGGATGATCACACCTAACTCAAAAACTCAAGAAGTAAAGTGGATGTTAGTCATGAAAGAAATGTAAATGTGTACATTGCACAACATTTATTTCTTCAGCAGCTGTGATTCAAATGTAAACCATGTTTATATCTATTAAAGCttttttgggtgattttttttatttattttttgaactgcacatatataacattttacatttaatataaaatgtttattaaaggaacactatagtcacctaaattactttagctaaataaagcagttttagtgtatagatcattcccctgcaatttcactgctcaattcactgtcatttaggagttaaatcactttgtttctgtttatgcagcccgagccacacctcccctggctatgattgacagagcctgcatgaaaaaaaaactggtttcactttcaaacagatgtaatttaccttaaataattgtatctcaatctctaaattgaactttaatcacatacaggaggctcttgcagggtctagcaagctattaacatagcaggggataagaaaatcttaattaaacagaacttgcaataaagaaagcctaaatagggctctctttacaggaagtgtttatggaaggctgtgcaagtcacatgcagggaggtgtgactagggttcataaacaaagggatttaactcctaaatgtcagaggattaagcagtgaggctgcaggggcatgttctatacaccaaaactgcttcattaagttcaggtgactatagtgtccctttaattatgcttttttttttgtctttctattAAGTGTTAAAGCCTCTCCTCTCTGTGCTGTTAGTTGGAAGCCTGGCAAGGGAGAAGCAGGAAGGAGTGTTTAGTGGCTGTGCATGGCTCCCCTGCTTCCCTATCCCTAAACAGCAGGAACATTGCATGGCCATCTCTTATCCCTGCTGCCAATAGAGGTAAACTGGAGCAGAACAGGGAGGTTTGATCAGCTTGTgactgactgtgtctgtatgtatatcactTTATTGTCcgtctatgtgtgtgactgtgttatgGATAGCGTGGCCCCCGGCATTATCTATATCTGTGGTGGCCACTTCACCTCGTGCCCAGCAAATATTTAGGAGCTGGGAAATGGAAAGCATGTCTTCCCCCAGGAGACAAGTGTATTTCATTAGCTGGGCAGGAGATACATCTGCTTTCTCGTGTGATGTCTGTAAAGGTGGAAATCTTACAGGTTTGCAGTTATTGATAATTGCTATATTTATCATACAGTGTTCAGAGAGACAGAAAAGGCATTGTGCTATAAGTTCCAGTTATAGTGCGTGGAGTgtccacatttatttatttaattctataCCCCTTCCATATTCGTTTACTTCCCTTGACTGCATTACCCTTAAATTTCACATTCTCCGTGTAAATCCCATTCTCCCTCCATAACAGCAGAGCTGCTCCCCATCACACCTGTTGACATCTGCTGCTTGCCCATTAGAATTGGCCGCTATTTTCCTTCTTGATTCTCTTCCTCCTGATAAAATTCCCTTTCCCTTACGTGATATAAAGTCTGTGAATTAAGGTGCCAGGTGTTTTCTGTAGTTGTCATGTCTCCTCAAACTACATAAGCATTATTTGGGCTCCCCAGCTTAATGACTGCCATATGGCTTATTGTAATCAAGTGTAACTAGTTATAGGCGTGTTGCAACTGTATCATTCATTTACACTTACATGCCCAGGATAATGGGAGAATGGCATCACTGGTGGCACTCTCTCCACAGCTTTGCCATCACGCATCCTGTGTGTCTCCCATAAGCATTAATTTTCGTGAGTGCATTACCCCTTCATCCATAAAGAAATCAAAAGGGCAAAATGTATTTAGACCCTGCAATTCAGTTTATCCTTTTACAACCCAGAAAAACAGTAAGTGGGTGGCAGAGATTTCTGGGAGTAGATGTTCCCTAACTGTTGGATGGCTGATAATGGAATACCCCTGGAACAGTCCGTAATGGAGAAAAGATTTCTGTAAATACCCTCTCAAGATAAGACAAACTAACGGCTCGTGGCAGTGTCAGTATGATGTAAAGTATTCATTCATTAACTGGAAGAGGGAGACTTTATAGATTCTAGAGTAACTGTATTTCTGAATGAACCGTgtgtgaatttttaaaaaaaaattttaaaacacattttcccTCGGATTTCTCTACTTGTGTCGGTGTGCTGACTGACATCTCGGAGTTTATCTatgatattgtgtatttttataaaatagtTAATCTTCAACATGATAAATTGATGGAAAACCAAGGTAAACCGAGTCTCTTAGTGAATTCGCCACGTGGTAGCCATAGTTTTGTTAATCTGtgttattttctggttactgaccAAACTCAAATTCTAGCTCTATTGTCATTCGTTAAATACCTCTGCAGACAATCAAAATACAGGTTTAATACGAATCACtaactgtttgtttttctttctttttttcacccCAGTTTCTCCCAGCAGTCTGGCAGTAAAATGCATAAAGACCATATATTTTAATGTGTGAACATGTCTCGGTGTCACGTTTAATAAGTCATTACTACCTCTCAAACTCAGACCGTTTTACAGTATTTACaactgaataaaaaatatatattaaaattgtaaCTTCATTATTACAGATCTAACCAGCATCACTTTCACTACTTGACTGCTGGTTagactgtttgtttttgttttttttaaattattattagtttAAGAAATAATCACTCTGGCAATTACCCCGAGGTTTTAACGGAAGAAGTGCTATCCGGTAACCAGTGTGACGTTTATCTCTGTATTAGAATCCAGTCCTCGGTGAAAGCAGTAGAAAGCCTGTATTTATTAACCAGTAGCTGTATAAAGATATATTCTGACATCACAGTCTCTCATCACTCATTGACTCCTGTGTGTCATCCGTGCTTTTAGCAGGATGGAAGCAGAGCACGGGTTAAGAAACAAAAACTATTAAAATCCATCTATGATGAGAACAAATCCGTTGTGCTTatgtttttgtaatttaatttttttgtttgctttttctaATACATCCCATTTCTTGGGTATTGTGTAAACAGAGGCCCATATTGTACAGTAGTCTCTAATTTGCACATCAATTACTATAACTAATGATCAATACCCTATCTGAAAGGAACAGAACCACTTTCACCCTTTCAATGTCAGGAATAttgtttatataattaaagaGTACATaggtgtatattttattatttattttattgctctATAAATCGGCATTTTATATCAATTAATTTACTCACTGATTTTGATTTAGATCAGTAGTTCTTAACCCAGTATTAAAGGCACACCAAGAGCCCAGTATTTTCCTAGCTCTGTTCCAATCCTGAGAAAACCTGGAGTGTGCCTTGATGACTGGGTTAAGGACCACCGATTTTGTTTGTATCTCCCAATTAAAATGCACCAATAATTTTTGCTGGGGCAATTAGAGCGTTGGAGTTTCTCCCAGATCTATTGGCACTGAGATTTTACTATTAATGACTGATgctctcaaccactttcagtcctTTGAGATACCTCCTTGACTTATCACCTAGACCCGATAACAGTGCATTTGGATAGGTGCTATCATAATAATGGACTGTCTGCAGTTATGGTCACATAACGTTGCCCAGTGGATTCCGTTTTGCTTATTGAGTTGGGCAACATAGCACGAGTCATACCACCAACCTCCTCCCTCTTTGTCAGCACAGTTCTTATTGTAGCTTCGATCATTGTCGCGGTCGTGGGTGGAAAACTTCATGTTGTCATGCATGTTTCTGAGGGAATTGGAAGTCATAGAGTCACCGGCATCACCGCTGTAGGTGCCTAGTCGCAGCTGGTACCCGTGATCTTCATCCTTCACATAGATACTGTCATACTCTGCGTACCTGGTTGTGTTTTTAGAATCGACCAGAATAATCTTTACTTTGTTCCATTTCTGCACTGTTAGCAGGTGTATATAGTAATGGCCGAGCCAATGGTCAGATGCCATGTTGCCGAACGTGAATTTGTATGTTTTCCAAGCAACAGTCCACGTGATCTCCGTGTTAAAGCTATTCTTCTGGATAACCGTCCACCCACCACAGTCATGCATGTAGCACTGGACCACAATCATGATGGAGTTATCTGGCCGGATTATATAAAGACCGTGTTTACGGTAGCCCATCTGGTAGAGTTCATCGCAGTCCCTGGCGAAAAAGACTGATATAAAGATGAATTTAGGTTTTATTATGCTTGATAAATCTTAATAATTCATGAATGTAAAACAATTCAATCTTGCAAGATGTATAATCTAAGCATTATTTATATGTTCTTTGTGTTGTCTCTAGCAAAATCCAAACTATATATCatccataatattaaataatttattatgGGAAATAATGCCATTGAGGGGTCTGGAGACATCATGATAAACCACGAGACCGAGGGTGAATTCTTCAGAACTCTGAAAGAGCATAATCTTCTCATAATACATTATTCACCATTATGcatcgtgtctgtgtgtgtgtgtgtgtatatttgtcatTCTTTTAGGATTAGTGTTCATGATTTTGGTGCATAAAGCAAAACATTCATTGGG is a genomic window of Pelobates fuscus isolate aPelFus1 chromosome 8, aPelFus1.pri, whole genome shotgun sequence containing:
- the TMEM177 gene encoding transmembrane protein 177 — its product is MASPFISRLLVFTQRYRGRLLAISCAGLFTASISYHVFPEQTFRRLYQSWSKGEPVELSNKLQTLFQDVLQEACIASPSGYKPFAAFGFHPVSAGLPLLPGRCLIGIPANYNTNEAGGPGIVDRVLLVNGKEVVWDSETGAHLKDSLILSTEAQKFALAREAFYAQNYSPVIKASVAPACLSGVCLFGVAVKQLLGIYSGPVVLRGLFNMGALLLGFVVYFLCDDAISQWLDYRTDRQVAAISKSYAQGGLEFYDKILARNRSLRTLMGKQGETMYAPSGNLFPKHYFRVKHTPYTARRHRIQQDLNVQGE
- the LOC134570768 gene encoding fibrinogen-like protein 1-like protein; the protein is MWVTCTVFALSMFYAAAQEVTNRTVALDIENIENVPDVTKIVNLKDVYARKVFFARDCDELYQMGYRKHGLYIIRPDNSIMIVVQCYMHDCGGWTVIQKNSFNTEITWTVAWKTYKFTFGNMASDHWLGHYYIHLLTVQKWNKVKIILVDSKNTTRYAEYDSIYVKDEDHGYQLRLGTYSGDAGDSMTSNSLRNMHDNMKFSTHDRDNDRSYNKNCADKEGGGWWYDSCYVAQLNKQNGIHWATLCDHNCRQSIIMIAPIQMHCYRV